The nucleotide window GCCCTAAACAAGACTACCATAACGCGCGGTAGACGTGGTTTCCAATCAATGCAACACCGTAGTATAGTGTCCTGTGCCAACTAGTGCATCTCCATCACCTCTCTCCTCCAATCTAGCAACCTTTCCGTTGATATCTAAGAATAGATATCACAACTTCCTGTTATTTACTGATGTATCCTACGGGAGAGGAGAGATATAGCAAAGTAGTTGTGAAACGTGGCGGGGTCGGTCCGTTCATCCACACAGCCTCATTCACAATTCCGGTCAAGGAGCTCAAAATCTTCCAGTATCACCATACACACATCATGTGACACTAGGGAGGTTTTCCACGTGTACTCGGTGAATTTAGTGATTGCTTGCAGCTGCGGTCTGTCGGTGGATGTaccacaacaacaacaggTGGGTCGGGATGCCTAACGTGGGCGCTACGACATCATACCGCAGGACGCCTAAAGATACTCAGCCCCGGGTCTTGACTCGGACCCCATCAAGACTCTGCACGGGCAGTGATTGTGCAACTATTCCCTACAATACCAAGACAACGTCTCGAGGGATCAACGACAGACGATGTGCGGAACGAAGGTAATTGATCGCGAGCATCTACAGCCTGATAAAGCTGTCGGCAAGTAACACAACAAGCTCCGTACTTACAGTCAATTCTCAGTATAGACATCAAGCTGTATCATCCAGCGTTGGCATACTCTTTGGATAGTATTCACATTTGATTCGCACTTCGAAACTCGATACTTGTCAAAAGCCAATGATAGCTGACACGGACTTCAATAGAAACTTCGTCTACGAGTTGATACGAGTATGAATATACTACTTTCCAACTGTCGTCCACTCCTCCACCTGTCGAAAGTCCATGACCTTCCCATCGGCACCATATCTACCCTGCGCATCCCACCAATCCCTCTCTACCGCAATCTCCGGTCGCCACCTCATCACTTTCCTCAGCCTTTCGTCGACCTTAGCCTCGAACACATCAGCGACGAGTTTGCCAATGGCAGGGCACGCCATAAAGCCGTTGCCGGAACCCCCAACTGCTACAATCAAGTTTGATACCTCTGGGTGCTTGTCAAGAAGAAACATGCGGTCGACGGTGTCTGCATCCCAACATATGCGCGTAAAGCTGAAAGGTCGCTCGGCAAACTGTGGCATAGTTTCTGATAAGAGGCGGCGCATGCGCAATTCTGCTTCTCTGGGTATTTCCTCACGCGAGAATGGAACCGAGTGCAACTCCCCGTCATTGACTTCAGGGTTGATGTATCCAGGATGTTCGTCGCAGAGTTTTATTTCATGCTTTTCAACGTCTGGCTCAATGAAGAAACCTCGATCCACACCGTACAAGACAGGTAAATTTCGGTAACGCGCTGCTTCGTCGGCGGAGAGGGGGAGATGCGCCAGTGTCCAAGCTGTGGGTCGAAGTTGCTTTTTGAAGTCCAACAAACGTTCGCTGTTCGCACCAGCTGAGAGTATGATGTGCTCGGCCGTGTACTCGCCTCCGTTGGCCGTCTTCGCACCACGTATCGTGTTGTTCGAAGTGTACAAGAATTCTTCAGTCTTGCCCTCGGTGCCCGTCACAAAATGCACGCCTAAGTTAACGGCTTCCTGGTGCATGGCTTTCAATGTACCACTTGCAAATACCCATCCAGCGCCTTGTTTTTTCCAAAAGCCCCTCCAGCCTGGTAATTCTCCTTGCAGCACGCCTTCTGGCATCGTCTTCTGAAAGTCTTGTTTTGTATTTAGTGCGACAGGTGTCGTCTTTTCGCCTTTTGCGTAATCTAGGCAACGCGCATATGCTCCATCGCTTACCGCAGCCATGATGAAGCCGGTTTCGTGATATAGTGGCGAGAAGAGGGGATCGTGTTTCCAGGCGTGCATGGCGATTTGGGTCACTTTATTCCAGAAATACTCT belongs to Pyrenophora tritici-repentis strain M4 chromosome 10, whole genome shotgun sequence and includes:
- a CDS encoding DadA, Glycine-D-amino acid oxidase (deaminating), coding for MSSTSNSSLLIIGAGTWGCSIALELARRGHTSITVLDGSPFPSPISAGNDINKIAEEGNEPSASDSDEEYFWNKVTQIAMHAWKHDPLFSPLYHETGFIMAAVSDGAYARCLDYAKGEKTTPVALNTKQDFQKTMPEGVLQGELPGWRGFWKKQGAGWVFASGTLKAMHQEAVNLGVHFVTGTEGKTEEFLYTSNNTIRGAKTANGGEYTAEHIILSAGANSERLLDFKKQLRPTAWTLAHLPLSADEAARYRNLPVLYGVDRGFFIEPDVEKHEIKLCDEHPGYINPEVNDGELHSVPFSREEIPREAELRMRRLLSETMPQFAERPFSFTRICWDADTVDRMFLLDKHPEVSNLIVAVGGSGNGFMACPAIGKLVADVFEAKVDERLRKVMRWRPEIAVERDWWDAQGRYGADGKVMDFRQVEEWTTVGK